One part of the Archaeoglobaceae archaeon genome encodes these proteins:
- the hsp20 gene encoding archaeal heat shock protein Hsp20, with protein MVWRRRRKDREEDEEDFWGWDPFREFDEIFRRMMRDIESAFRFGELGETKPIVRGFSIRIGPDGRPEIREFGTKPLIKETGIEERKPLVDVIETDNEVQVIAEMPGVRKEDIELKATERSLEIRAEGENRKYHETVSLPVEVDPDSAKARYNNGVLEVILTKKAGGGKKIKVE; from the coding sequence ATGGTTTGGAGGAGAAGGAGGAAGGATAGGGAAGAAGATGAGGAGGACTTTTGGGGTTGGGATCCGTTCAGAGAGTTTGATGAGATATTCAGAAGAATGATGAGAGATATAGAAAGTGCCTTCAGATTTGGTGAACTTGGAGAGACAAAGCCAATTGTCAGAGGCTTCTCAATCAGAATTGGCCCTGACGGTAGGCCAGAGATCAGAGAGTTTGGCACAAAACCTCTCATCAAGGAGACTGGCATCGAAGAGAGAAAGCCATTGGTTGATGTAATCGAGACGGATAACGAAGTCCAGGTGATTGCAGAGATGCCGGGTGTGAGAAAGGAAGACATCGAGCTAAAAGCAACCGAGAGAAGCCTTGAAATCAGAGCAGAAGGAGAGAACAGGAAGTATCATGAGACTGTAAGCCTCCCGGTCGAAGTGGATCCAGATTCAGCAAAGGCCAGATACAACAACGGAGTTCTTGAAGTCATTTTGACAAAGAAGGCCGGAGGAGGAAAGAAGATAAAGGTTGAATAA